A window of Oculatellaceae cyanobacterium contains these coding sequences:
- the kdpA gene encoding potassium-transporting ATPase subunit KdpA, protein MFQGLFQIVLTLLILIAIVRPFGSYIAHAFLGEKTLLDPVMNPVDSTIYKLGGLRTESMTGWQYARAVLYSNLVMGIFVYLILMLQGILPLNPTGLSSPTWDTALHTTVSFLTNTDQQHYSGETTLSYGSQMLALGFLMFTSAATGLAVGMAFIRGLTGRPLGNFYVDLTKSITRILLPISVVGAIVLVILGVPETLAGTAIATTLEGATQAIARGPVAHFEIIKQLGENGGGFFAINSAHPFENPNSISNLIETLAMVAIPASLIYTYGLIANNKKQGWLLFWMVFLIFTVLVGITAIGELQGNPNVNALLGSQGTNQVPNLEGKEVRFGWAQTALWAVTTTATMCGAVNGMHDSLMPPGGFSTLFNMFLQIIWGGQGIGTAYLFIYLILTVFLTGLMVGRTPEFLGRKVEKREIVLASVILLVHPILVLIPSAIALAFPDTLAGISNPGFHGISQVVYEYTSAAANNGSGFEGLADSQPAPTALWWNLSTCISLLGGRYIPIISLLLLADSMANKQQVPETPGTLRTDTTLFTSVTAGVILILGALTFFPVLALGAIAEAFQF, encoded by the coding sequence ATGTTTCAAGGATTATTTCAAATTGTTCTGACACTACTGATATTAATTGCCATTGTTCGTCCTTTTGGCAGCTACATAGCTCATGCTTTTTTGGGAGAAAAAACCTTACTTGACCCAGTTATGAACCCTGTAGATAGCACCATCTACAAACTAGGAGGATTGCGTACAGAAAGTATGACTGGTTGGCAGTATGCTCGTGCAGTGCTTTACAGCAACTTGGTTATGGGCATTTTTGTTTATTTAATCTTGATGCTTCAGGGAATACTCCCATTAAATCCTACGGGGTTAAGTTCGCCAACATGGGATACAGCGCTACACACAACCGTCTCTTTTTTAACTAATACTGATCAACAACATTATTCTGGCGAAACCACATTATCTTATGGCTCTCAAATGTTAGCACTGGGGTTTTTAATGTTTACCTCAGCAGCAACAGGTTTGGCAGTAGGTATGGCATTTATTCGCGGTTTAACTGGCAGACCTTTAGGGAATTTTTATGTAGATTTAACTAAATCTATCACCCGCATTTTATTACCCATCTCAGTTGTAGGTGCAATAGTTTTAGTTATTTTAGGTGTTCCCGAAACCTTAGCTGGAACGGCAATTGCTACCACTTTAGAAGGGGCTACACAAGCGATCGCACGTGGCCCAGTTGCCCACTTTGAAATTATCAAGCAGTTAGGAGAAAATGGCGGTGGTTTTTTTGCAATTAATTCCGCTCATCCGTTTGAGAATCCTAACTCCATTTCTAACTTAATAGAAACCCTGGCGATGGTTGCTATTCCAGCCAGCTTAATTTATACCTATGGGTTGATAGCTAATAACAAAAAACAAGGATGGTTACTTTTTTGGATGGTCTTTCTGATCTTTACGGTTCTAGTAGGCATTACAGCTATTGGCGAACTCCAAGGCAACCCAAATGTTAATGCACTTTTAGGTAGTCAAGGAACTAATCAAGTCCCGAATTTAGAAGGTAAAGAAGTTAGATTTGGTTGGGCGCAAACAGCACTTTGGGCAGTTACTACGACAGCAACTATGTGTGGTGCTGTTAACGGAATGCACGATTCTTTAATGCCTCCTGGTGGCTTTTCTACCTTATTTAATATGTTTTTACAAATTATTTGGGGAGGTCAAGGAATAGGAACCGCTTATTTATTCATCTACCTAATTTTAACAGTGTTTTTAACTGGGCTGATGGTAGGACGTACACCAGAATTTCTAGGACGAAAAGTTGAAAAGCGGGAAATTGTTTTAGCAAGCGTTATTCTACTTGTTCACCCAATTTTAGTACTAATTCCCAGTGCGATCGCCCTAGCTTTTCCTGATACCCTCGCTGGTATTAGTAACCCAGGTTTTCACGGTATTTCGCAAGTTGTTTACGAATATACGTCTGCCGCTGCCAACAATGGCTCAGGTTTTGAAGGATTAGCAGATAGCCAACCTGCACCCACAGCTTTATGGTGGAACCTTAGTACTTGTATCAGCTTATTAGGAGGACGTTACATCCCAATTATTTCCCTGCTTTTGTTAGCAGATAGCATGGCTAACAAACAACAAGTACCAGAAACTCCTGGCACACTCAGAACCGATACCACCTTATTTACAAGCGTGACAGCCGGAGTAATTTTAATCTTGGGGGCGCTGACATTCTTTCCCGTTTTAGCACTAGGAGCGATCGCAGAAGCATTTCAATTTTAG